In Electrophorus electricus isolate fEleEle1 chromosome 1, fEleEle1.pri, whole genome shotgun sequence, a single window of DNA contains:
- the lrrc28 gene encoding leucine-rich repeat-containing protein 28, translating into MASELHETIFTAKQERHKNLFLNYRNLNIFPGELLKDEGLQFLERLYMKRNSLTILPDNLAQKLPNLIELYLHSNNIAIIPEAIGNLVKLQSLDLSDNALQVICPEIGRLRSLRHLRLSNNQLKFLPQELGDLKELETLDVSMNLLRTLPGRLHQCLSLQCLTADRNLLHCLPRHLCMLPDLNELSLAANCLTSLPLDLGRSMELQFVFVDNNVHLKGLPSYLYNKVIGCSGCGLAVQVSGGKQLSLTLGDLNVPLPSEVKAIGSEADRVLTLEEIVMRSLYLTYSQPGKDVKFLPRFLLPTSLLDLLQCPLGHCHRCSQPMFTIVYPKLFPLRETALAGVHRRTTVSFVAYCCSSQCLQMFDLQS; encoded by the exons ATGGCCTCAGAACTCCACGAAACCATATTTACAGCCAAACAAGAGCGGCACAAAAACCTTTTCCTAAACTACAGGAACCTAAACATCTTTCCTGGAGAGCTTTTAAAAGATGAAGGTTTGCAGTTCTTGGAAAGGCTCTACATGAAAAGAAACTCGCTCACAATACTG CCTGATAATCTAGCACAGAAACTCCCCAACCTGATTGAATT GTACCTCCACTCAAACAATATTGCCATCATTCCAGAAG CTATAGGGAACCTTGTCAAACTGCAGTCCCTGGACCTGAGTGACAATGCACTGCAGGTGATCTGCCCTGAGATTGGCCGGCTGCGGTCGCTAAGGCATCTACGATTGTCCAACAACCAACTGAAATTCCTCCCACAAG AACTGGGTGACTTGAAGGAGCTAGAGACCCTGGATGTGTCGATGAACCTGCTAAGGACCCTTCCGGGGCGGCTGCACCAGTGCCTGTCGCTGCAGTGCCTGACTGCCGACCGCAACCTTCTGCACTGCCTCCCCCGCCACCTCTGCATGCTGCCTGATCTCAACGAGCTCTCCTTGGCTGCCAACTGCCTCACCTCGCTGCCTCTGG ATCTGGGGCGTTCTATGGAgctgcagtttgtttttgtggacAACAATGTACACCTCAAGGGACTGCCGTCTTACTTGTACAACAAAGTCATTGGCTGCAGCGG atGCGGTCTAGCTGTTCAGGTATCTGGTGGGAAGCAGCTATCTCTGACCCTCGGAGATCTAAATGTACCCCTGCCTTCAGAGGTGAAAGCTATTGGTTCAGAGGCTGACCGGGTGTTGACCTTGGAGGAGATAGTAATGAGATCCCTGTATTTAACCTACAGCCAGCCGGGCAAGG ATGTGAAGTTCTTGCCTCGGTTCTTGCTGCCCACCAGTCTGTTGGATCTGCTCCAGTGTCCGCTGGGACACTGCCATCGCTGCAGTCAGCCTATGTTCACCATCGTCTACCCCAAGCTGTTCCCCCTCAGAGAAACTGCCCTGGCTGGGGTACACAGAAG AACGACTGTGAGTTTTGTGGCCTACTGCTGCTCCAGCCAGTGCTTGCAGATGTTTGACCTGCAGAGCTGA